In Quercus robur chromosome 11, dhQueRobu3.1, whole genome shotgun sequence, the sequence TTTCATCGAAGCAGGCACCATTCTTTCCCTGCAAGGAATTCTCAGCAAAATTCCCACGAGTACTCCAGCTGAAATTGGAAAAGTGTCATGACATTATCATTATGCAATCAACCCTAGCTTAAGGGgcaaggtttttcttttcttttattttaaccttcaaatatatatatatatatatataaaagagcaTATAACTAACATATATAGGCCGATCACTGACATGGTCTATTGATACCTAGGGGTTGAGGGGTGGGGAGGAGTTCTGATAATAGTAGGCGATTCTAACCaagctaaataaataaataaatatatatatttataaatgattaaattggtCATGTTATCAAATTATTGTCGTTGCCTACGTGATGATATGTATGTGGAGTCTGATCTATTATGTTAATTATATCAAGAGCCCCAAAATTGGGGCAAGTATAATTATTGGGGagtatttttagaatttgagaaTACATGAGAATGACATGTAGttcaagtaataaaaaattatatctatgtTAATGATCCATAACTTTTAATGTGACAGTTACAACAAACTACATTAATTTTGTGTACATAACCCTAGTTCTGGGGGAGCCACTTAAATTTAAGTATTTGCTTTTAtcttttctatattttattttctgctgtttACATCTCTTAGATCGAGTGGGTTATTAGGTTTCTTAATTATGGGTCTTATTGAAAGAGCATATATGCATGTGGGCAAGTTATGTTCCAAAAGGAGGTGTCAGAATCTCTTTGCTGTgatctttcaattaattaacaaaagaaaaaactgaaaCAAGTCTGTGAAAGATGCATAAACACCACAAAAATGTGTGGGAGGAAAAAGGATGGATAATGGGGTCTTGAATAGAATTATATAAAGAAGACAAAAAGTTAGGAATAACTAGTCCATGCTTATTGATGGGTGATTGAGAAGCTTCACAATCCACAAGCACACGGTACTGTCCCTACCATGCATGCACATCTTAAATTAGCATCTGCTTCGTTTTTTATAACCCACCGCCTCCTCTAGCTTTCTTCCCCTTCCCTTTCGGCCCCTCCCCCACCGCTAcgatttattattttgtgtaacCATTGCATCTAACATCTCTTTCACCCCATGTGAGAGGAATGTATGCAACAGTTACATATaatcctttattattattaataattttatattttgatttgtaAAATGTCAAATATATATCCATTTTATgatacaaatttattttctcataaatcTCTAGCTCACGATAAAATCTACACTATATCCACTTTTGACTATATCCACTTTTGACTATATTCACTTTTGGATTTAtaaaacactaaaattttaTCATGACATAGGTTTTCCATATTTTGAAACAAATGGAGAAGATCTTGATCCATTTCACATGTGTAACCTATTTTGAGGCTACAAAAATATACCTTAATTGGTTTAAACATTTAAGAGCGCTTACAATAGgctctccattttttttatatataacaaaacTGGCTAGAATTgaaactctatatatatatatataaagctccCACATCCGGTTTTGTATCACCAtttaaaaatttgctaaaagatGTATTGCTCTATTACAATACCAAGCATCATAGCTTTTGTATACTCTCTATAATAcccggtaaaaaaaaaaaaaaaaagatttaaaatgaggggtatttaattaaatttgtttatgagggtcaattttataattaatattactaagGGGTTAGGTTGAAATCCTagctatatataatttaatttaaatcagcatataataacaaatattttgagaaatgagAGTCAGGAGACTAcctaaaatattcaaataaagaAGGTTTGACTTCATAATTGAAGTAAGAGCCTAAGAATCTCTTTCTTGTCAAATCTAAGCTTTATttggaattaaaatattatttttatgtgggTATTTTGGCCAGTACTGAAACTATTTAATTATTCAAGAGTTTTAGGGCCTGTTTGATAGCCCATTTTGAGCAACGTTGTTTTATGTTTAAACACCCAAACAGGTGGGCCCCATGTTGAAATCTTTGTTTGGTATGTGAGTTTGAACTACTGTTGTTTGAGTTGTGTTCAAGCGTTAATTGAGCAAGTGTTTCACATGAGATGAGTTGTGTTCAAGCTTGTTTGAGTGTATGTTTCACTGTGCTCTGGGCCCATGCATATAATTAATCATACCGTTTCTTCTCTCCCACGTGTTTAGTCTTGATGTGAAATAAAGAGAAACAGTACtggtggcatttttttttttttttaaaaaaaaacacacttacCAAACACACAACTTCATATTTCTAAACACCAAAATATCTATTTAAAACACATTACCAAACACATTTATCTCTTTATGAATActataaatacatatttttaacaacactttttaaaccacattTCCACATCATTTTAAACAATGTTACTCAAACTCCTTtgccaaacaaacccttaatgATGCAAATGAAGAAAAGTTTGGATTTATTTTCGGTAAACTGGACGTTGTTACTGCAGATTTTTCTATGTTCAATAACTTAGGGCTCATTtagtacatgtgtttaaacaactgttttcagttttttttttttttttttttaatacatgtgAGTAAAAAAGAgtatgaaaatatgtgtaaaattgtttaaaaattaaaaaaatgtatttaagtCTTTAAGTAACCGTGCTGAAGCAGGggatttgatgaaaaaaaaaaaaaaaaaaactattgcgCCTAGGCTTTGAGTTCTGACACGTCATCacgtaaaaattaaaaaaaaaaaaaaaattgttgtttttccGTAAGGCCATGTGCCTAACTTGtaccttcttttttatttttttggtggctAATGCCTAACTTGTACTTGGAGTTATCATCGTCTCAAAAGATGATAATGGTGGCAGGtggcataaaaaaataaaaaaggaggagGAAAGTAATAGTGTCCAGgagtcttttatttttcttctggTATGATATAGTACTAAGAGTTTTGGCCTTATCTCTAGGGCATTAATGGtggcaaaaaataaagaagatatATTAAGAATATGACAATTTTTGGGTATGAGATATTTGTGGAAGATATTTTTAGGGTATGTTTAgatatcatttattttgttgaaaattgaaagctaaaaataattaaaaaaaaatttttggtaaCTATTCACACTAAAAAATACTGTTCATATGCCTTGATATACTGTTCATGTCTCATGAACATTACACCAGTCgctagttcaaaaaaaaaaaaaaaggggctgaAACGCAAAATGTCCAAACGTGGATGTGATCCAAACGCTTAAttagtagtttttcttttgactgAGTATCGTTATaagtttttcttgaattatttgattattgagtaaatgGTGCCTGAATATATTTTTAGGTGatatctaaggattttagagGAAGTGTTAGGGAGAAGTTCTTTTGTAGTGAGCTAATTGAGGTAAATAATcttatcctaattggttttatcTTATTTATACTACTGTATTTTAACTactaaaaattgtttataattgttacaattttatttaattgttttagcTACATTAAtttagagtaaaaaataaagaattatcacaaatatattgagtactgaatatataattatatacatatatatatgtatttgaatgagatatatttttgttgaaactatgatttgatatatatgattttaaaaaatctaactaTGTTTTGATTCTGATACccaaccaatgggggttattcattggtactgaAACTAGTTCTATCTGGGGCATTATGAGCCTATCGTGTTTTTGGACCCAACTAATGGGGGATATATATTAGCATGGAACTAGTTTTATCTGAATCTGATGCCCAGTCATAGGGATATAGTGTGACCATAGTTGtaaagattgttaagaatatgaattatgttagatatttgaatttgtttaaagTCCTTAAAACtacttatatgtttttggaacctattgtaaATTATagctttgatatatatatggaaaaccGATTTATTTCTAAttcatctatgatatatttgtaagatttaaaatatttgatctatatacaaattattattttaaagatcTATTTGTTTAATAGAACTTATTAGGACTTTGGTTACTTATTAagttgtcaactcacccccccccccccccctccccccctcttTCTCCTTTCAGATTCTGATCAGGAAGAGTAGCATATTTTTGAGCTTCCGTTGGGATGTGCGTATGAGTGAAGTGTAGGAATCATTGGGATAAGATTTGGACTTTTAGGTTTAATATTGTCTTTTGTTTAGACTTTAGTCTCAAagatttagtttattttctttatgatgtttgaagattattattttggtGATCCTTTGAGAATTGCACTATTGAATATCTTTATAAGTGTGTGGCTATTGTCACGTTCCtagctcttctctctctctctctctctctctctctctctctctctctctctctctctctctctctctctctctctctctctctctctctctctctctctctctctctctctctctctctctctgttggATGTGTGCTACAATGGTTGTTGTTCATGCGATGTGGTGGTCATTGGGCGAGGTGCATGGGGGGCTATGGATTGCTAGTATGAGTCATCATTTGTGGTGGTCATCTTTTGGGTTGTTTCTATTGGTCAATTGGTGTTGTCGAGTCACTGATTTGCTTGGTCTACTTGCTACAATGGGCCAAGGAATTGATGATTTGATCATGGGAGGGGGGATTGCCGCGGTGGGATTAGGCTTGGGTTGATCTAGCCAAATCATTACTATTGTGGGATGGGGCTTTGATGATTGGGAAAAATTAACGGATGCCTTAAAGGCAttagtttatgaaatatttttagaattttcttaagggaaaagaaaaaaaaaaaaaaaaaaaactttttgacagttttttaacAAATACCCTAAGGGCACCCATTAACCAAACCCTTAATGGTTTGGACATGGGTGGTGGATCCCTTTGGTGGAGTTAGACGTCGGTTTAGCTAGCCCAAATCTAGCATTGCTTGAGTTGGTGCGAGAGTGCTgtgggaaaaatatatatataaaaaaaaaaaaatcattttagattATTTAatatgacatatatatatatatatatatatatattataaaataaaaggtggAATGTAAGGTGTATTGTAAGAGTGGATggctaaaatagaaaaaaagtgactattaattacaaaaattttgcCAAATTATACAAAACCAGATGTGACTCCTTTAAGATATTAATTTGAGATCATGATCATATCATCCTCTAGATGATTTTTAAGCAATGATAGAAAATTGTGCCTACGTGCAGTAGCATCAATAAACTATAAGTAATGTTATGGGTacaataaaaaaaccaaaataatattagtgCATTCCTAAATTAGCATgtcatatgattaaaaaaaaaaaattaaaaattgtgatGGGTCCATGTGTGAGTTGGTATGCCaatttaagaatatatatatatatatatatatatgaaattgttgtggttttttttgttgaatccCTAGCAATTCATAAACTATGTCaacaatttgtttttattaaattattttcttaccaataattttttttttctttggtgatGAAATACCAATAACTACTTAATTGTGTAAAAACTGTATAAGGGGGACATTTCATAAACTATTTCAACAATTTGTTtctattaaattattttcttaccggtaacttcttcttcttttttgatgaaataCCAATAACTATTTAATTGTATAAAAACTGTATAAGGGGGACATTTATGTAGGCATACTCTATGAGTACATGTAATATGCTAGTTGTACAACTAAAGGTTAATTGGCCTGGGCCTAGGCCTATATGACCCTACATCCTTTTTAtcatccacttttttttttcttattttttggcttggtagtatatatatatatatatatatatggacattCTAATAAATATTCTCTAATAGTCTCTCTCAAACTCAAAATGGGCTGCAGGAAGTCAACCTGCATTTGGATAAAAGATCGTAGAACCAATCCAGTAAATgagatttaatgaaaatactgGTTTTATCTTGAAAGGAAATAGATAAAATAAGCTGTAAAGTAACCTAAAGAATATAGTGACAAACAAAATAGCAATAAATTTCAATATATGTTTGGTTAATTTATGAAAAAGTTATTCTGTGCGATCTATATTGCATTCAAAACCTTTGTACGAATTTTCAAGTCGgtcaaaaattaataactttgtaatcaattaaatgttcaattttcaatttttttttggtataaatttgtgcataaaaaataatttttagaacccttttccttttcccttatgtgtgtatgtttatttctcaaaaaaaaaaaaaaaaaggttattgtcctacattgcttaagagagtgtgttgtttGTAGTATAATTTGctccaccctcccttaaaagttaccatgacttttgagtggagttgtggtgtgtctTTGTGTTAAAACCTATTTTCCTCTCCCTTGTGCGTATGtttgtttatcaaaaataataataataataataataattttattgatcgaataataaataacatccgattttAACGAAATTTGACATACATATTAAGAACATGAAAAGCATAAAattcaacaattatattttaaaaattcacatctaataaaaagacaGAGGAATAGGGTATTGCTCCATTGTCATATTCTTATTGGTGCAAGTTAGATAAGTGTACCCATTAAAGTCTACTGGTTACATCCATTTCTTGGCATTGGATGCTAAAAAGCTGTTGCAATTTGCAATCACAAAGCTCCTCCAAGTAGTAATGCagcatcccaaaaaaaaaaagttaaagcaGGACATCTGTCCAAACCTCATAGTCTACCGACACGCCTAAAACTTAAGCTTCCAAAGGCCGACATGTAACACTCAACcaataatattttccaaatcCATCAATCTCTTACTCTATATATAAAACTCAAAGGTCCTATCACAACCCCAAATCCTTCTACACTCTCCTAAACTTTGATCAAACAAATCTGTTGCTTCTTCATCGATCTTTCCTCATTTTGTTTGACACTTTTGCTAATTGCTTTTATTTGCTGCAACCAATATGACTGGTGGTATTGGAGTTCCAGCATGTGTTCAATGTGGCACTCATAGCAACCCATGCAGGTGCAAGTTTGTTGGCCCAACACTTGGGTTCTTGGCTTTTGTTGTTACTGCTATTGTGGAATGGCCTGTGGGGGCTTTGGTTTATTGCTTTCGCCACACGAAGGGTCGTCGTATTATGGCTCATCCTGCTGCAGTGGTTTACCCTTGTGTCTCTAATAAAATTCCCATATGATTGGTGAAAACTAGCTtctgtttggtttttttgtaaTGTGTAACTGTGTGTGCCTATGTTTTCTGTTTTAATCTgcttgtaaaaatatatatatctcagtTTGTGTGTATGTGCCCTTCTTTTATATGATAAAGGTCACTTCTTGTCCGAATTAAACACTGCTTCCGTGAAGGGAATAGATGCGCTGATGCCTTAGCAAGATTGGTTCCAACCAAACAGaggatttttgtgtttttcgaAGTCCGCCTGTGGACATTGTTGAGCTGCTAAAAGCTGATTCTGATGGCTTGTACTTAAATAGACTTTGTACTAGGCCTATTCTGGCTGTTTAGTTCTAgtaatatattcttttttatcccaaaaaaaaaaagaaaaaagaaaaaaaagaagtcactTCTTGTCaatgtgatttatttattttttatttttgggtgtgagagagagaaatgaattaCTCATTACTCAATCACAAGTGGCACAAGTTAAGCATAATAAAACTCGACAACTTAATCCAATTTAAACTAGCAACAATAATATTTGTTAAGGATACTCTAATTGACACAAAAAGCCTAGGATTGACACAACGACTTTTAAATTTTTCCCCATTCTGACTATCCTGGTTCTAGTTTTGGCATCTGTATAACTTGAAGACTACCCATCTTCTCCATTATATTATAATGTTCATATCCTCAATTAGTTTATTGTTTTACAAAATGGATAAGAACCATATTTGGAATTTACCTCTCTTGATTCGTGTGCTTTCTTTTAGGATACACGTGTAATTACGTGGATAATGAAAtcagcacacacacacagattCATATCA encodes:
- the LOC126706415 gene encoding uncharacterized protein LOC126706415, translated to MTGGIGVPACVQCGTHSNPCRCKFVGPTLGFLAFVVTAIVEWPVGALVYCFRHTKGRRIMAHPAAVVYPCVSNKIPI